From a region of the Acinetobacter larvae genome:
- a CDS encoding patatin-like phospholipase family protein: protein MLNPIKTCGAVALLSLSLAGCDKFSQKSANTTHIAPRQPVIALALGGGGAKGFAHIGVIKVLESHGIKPKIVTGTSAGSFVGSIYASGKSPYQMQQLALQLKESDLRDLTLNSRGIVQGQKLQDYINRQVGNKAIEQFPIRFAAVATRLDSGKKAEFIKGNTGQAVRASCSIPNVFVPTKIGTQEYVDGGLVSPIPVQTARDMGADIVIAVDISARPAANQSMNMWGLLDQTINIMGQQSINQELSKATVVIQPKVGHLGTLDLKASNQAILEGEKAAQAKITAIQSAIQNFKNSPAALQPAPRAKF, encoded by the coding sequence ATGCTAAATCCTATCAAAACTTGTGGTGCTGTCGCACTACTGAGCTTGAGTCTCGCTGGCTGTGACAAATTCAGCCAAAAATCTGCAAACACCACACACATTGCCCCACGTCAACCCGTCATTGCACTCGCCCTCGGTGGCGGTGGAGCCAAGGGTTTTGCCCATATTGGGGTGATTAAAGTGCTTGAATCTCACGGTATTAAACCCAAAATTGTCACTGGGACCAGCGCAGGGAGTTTTGTTGGCAGTATTTATGCGAGTGGTAAAAGCCCTTATCAGATGCAGCAACTTGCCCTACAACTCAAAGAGTCAGACTTACGCGATCTAACCCTTAACAGCCGTGGCATCGTCCAAGGACAAAAATTACAAGATTATATCAACCGTCAGGTGGGCAATAAGGCCATTGAACAATTTCCAATACGCTTTGCTGCCGTAGCAACCCGTTTAGACAGCGGAAAAAAAGCTGAGTTTATCAAAGGCAATACCGGTCAAGCGGTACGTGCCTCATGTAGTATTCCCAATGTCTTTGTTCCGACTAAAATTGGTACGCAAGAATATGTCGATGGCGGATTGGTAAGCCCTATTCCAGTACAGACTGCGCGAGATATGGGGGCAGATATTGTGATTGCCGTCGATATTTCTGCCCGTCCTGCAGCCAATCAAAGCATGAATATGTGGGGCTTACTGGATCAGACCATTAATATTATGGGTCAGCAAAGTATTAACCAAGAATTATCAAAAGCCACGGTGGTGATTCAACCCAAAGTGGGGCATTTAGGAACACTTGATTTAAAAGCCAGCAATCAAGCGATTTTAGAAGGTGAAAAAGCCGCACAAGCTAAAATTACTGCCATTCAAAGTGCCATCCAAAACTTTAAAAACTCCCCTGCAGCATTACAACCCGCACCACGTGCTAAGTTCTAG